In Gammaproteobacteria bacterium (ex Lamellibrachia satsuma), a single genomic region encodes these proteins:
- a CDS encoding PAS domain-containing protein has protein sequence MSHDLALLFSVGIAYLILLFLIAYAADSGRLPERLLHHPSVYVLSLGVYATSWTYYGSVGFAQTQGYLFLTIYLGVTIAFALTPVLFKPILRLTRDYQLTSLADIFAFRYRSQFAGILVTLFMLVGTLPYIALQIRAVTESMRVLTQEATPQVLALGFCITLILFAILFGARHTSPREKHEGLVAAIAFESLVKLVALLAVGLFAIFGIFSGPSGLNQWLIEHPEAIESLYRPVREGSWGTLLFLAFAAAFLLPRQFHMLFTENMEPRALNTASWAFPLFLLLINLAIPPILWAGTRLELGIDADYYALGITLNQGPGWLPMLTFIGGLSAASAMMIVTTLALSSMTLNHLVLPASYPAPEVNLYRWLLWGRRLLIGAIVMAGYGFYVMLEQNQGLVQLGLISFVAVAQFLPGIIGLLYWRRANRSGLITGLLAGIGVWSITLLLPMLEASGFVRTEIDVEALRHYAGMEKWQFATFCSLSFNTFFFILGTLLTTQRRGEREAAYACCSETFSPLSGVVSATSTDQFVKEMSSVLGLETAQKEVQQALDDLGMQASETRPTELRRLRERLERNLSGLIGPQLAHVIISRRLQLDAHAKTALADSMRFVEEQLEDSRSRLRGLSADLDSLRRYHRQILLDLPLGVCAVDREQTVVIWNLAMEVMTGVAPKDVLGVPLHRLPESWGQLLAGFAAAQDFHIHHLKVEHEGKPRWFNLHKAAIPGPTAPDHPVVEARTSQVMLLEDLTDLEILEAELAHSDRLASIGRLAAGVAHEIGNPVTGIASLTQNLREEENRQIVDESLDEIMNQTHRITTIIQTLMNFSRSGKVGTDFQRFPLGELTDEAIRLVQLTHRGKQIECINHCPSELMLLGDRQKISQVLVNLFSNAVEASSPGDRVECFAWQKDGQTAIEVLDQGAGIPAEKQEYVFEPFFTTKPPGEGTGLGLALAYKIINDHNGSIEIDSKPGIGTRVVLKMPRGSNKQ, from the coding sequence ATGAGTCATGATCTGGCACTTCTTTTCTCGGTCGGAATCGCCTATCTCATCCTGCTCTTTCTGATCGCCTATGCGGCAGACAGCGGACGTTTACCGGAACGGCTGCTGCACCACCCCTCGGTCTATGTGCTCTCACTCGGCGTCTACGCCACCTCCTGGACCTACTACGGTAGCGTGGGATTCGCCCAGACTCAGGGTTACCTCTTTCTCACCATCTATCTCGGGGTCACCATCGCCTTTGCCCTGACCCCAGTACTGTTTAAGCCCATTCTACGGCTGACCCGCGACTATCAGCTCACCTCCCTGGCAGATATCTTCGCCTTCCGCTACCGTAGCCAGTTTGCCGGTATCCTGGTAACCCTTTTCATGCTGGTGGGTACCTTGCCCTACATCGCCCTGCAGATCCGCGCCGTCACTGAATCGATGCGGGTACTGACCCAGGAGGCGACGCCACAGGTGTTGGCATTGGGTTTCTGTATCACGCTGATTCTGTTTGCCATCCTGTTCGGTGCCCGTCACACATCCCCAAGAGAGAAACACGAGGGGCTGGTAGCGGCGATCGCCTTTGAATCACTGGTCAAACTTGTCGCACTGCTGGCTGTCGGGCTCTTTGCCATCTTCGGCATCTTCTCCGGCCCCTCGGGTCTCAATCAGTGGCTGATCGAGCACCCTGAAGCGATAGAGTCTCTCTACCGACCGGTGCGTGAAGGCTCCTGGGGCACCCTGCTGTTTCTCGCCTTCGCCGCCGCCTTCCTGCTGCCGCGTCAGTTCCACATGCTCTTTACAGAGAACATGGAGCCACGGGCGCTCAATACCGCAAGCTGGGCCTTCCCGCTATTTCTCCTGCTTATCAACCTGGCCATTCCTCCAATCCTATGGGCCGGTACACGGCTGGAACTGGGAATCGATGCAGACTACTACGCTCTCGGCATCACACTGAACCAAGGACCGGGATGGCTGCCGATGCTGACCTTCATCGGCGGGCTCTCCGCCGCCAGCGCCATGATGATCGTCACCACTCTCGCGCTCTCATCAATGACACTCAACCACTTGGTTCTGCCCGCCAGCTATCCGGCACCGGAGGTCAACCTCTACCGCTGGCTGCTGTGGGGACGCCGTCTGCTGATCGGCGCCATCGTCATGGCGGGTTACGGTTTCTATGTCATGCTGGAGCAGAATCAGGGGCTGGTTCAGCTCGGTCTGATTTCGTTTGTCGCCGTGGCCCAGTTCCTGCCCGGCATCATCGGCCTGCTCTATTGGCGCCGCGCCAACCGAAGCGGTCTTATAACCGGTCTGCTTGCAGGCATCGGAGTCTGGAGCATCACCCTGCTGCTGCCCATGCTGGAGGCCTCAGGTTTTGTGCGAACCGAAATCGACGTCGAAGCCCTGCGGCACTACGCAGGCATGGAGAAGTGGCAGTTCGCCACCTTCTGCTCGCTGAGTTTCAATACGTTCTTTTTTATCCTCGGCACACTGCTGACCACACAACGCCGGGGCGAACGGGAAGCCGCATACGCCTGCTGCAGCGAGACATTCTCTCCCCTTAGCGGTGTGGTCAGCGCCACCTCCACCGATCAGTTCGTCAAAGAGATGTCCAGCGTGCTGGGTTTGGAGACGGCACAAAAAGAGGTGCAACAGGCCCTCGACGATCTCGGCATGCAGGCCAGTGAAACCCGCCCCACCGAACTGCGGCGTCTGCGGGAGCGATTGGAGCGCAACCTCTCCGGCCTGATCGGCCCACAGCTCGCCCACGTTATCATCAGTCGCCGCCTGCAGCTCGATGCCCACGCCAAGACCGCGCTGGCCGACTCGATGCGTTTTGTGGAGGAGCAGCTGGAGGACTCCCGCTCCCGATTGCGTGGACTCTCCGCCGATCTCGACAGTCTGCGCCGTTACCATCGGCAGATCCTGCTTGATCTCCCACTCGGCGTCTGTGCCGTCGACCGGGAGCAAACTGTAGTAATCTGGAACCTGGCGATGGAGGTGATGACCGGAGTTGCGCCAAAGGATGTGTTGGGTGTACCGCTGCACCGGCTGCCCGAATCCTGGGGCCAGCTGCTGGCCGGTTTTGCCGCCGCACAGGATTTCCACATCCATCATTTGAAAGTGGAACATGAAGGAAAACCACGTTGGTTCAATCTGCATAAGGCGGCGATCCCCGGCCCCACAGCCCCCGACCACCCCGTGGTAGAGGCCCGTACCAGCCAGGTCATGCTGCTGGAGGATCTTACCGATCTGGAGATTCTTGAAGCAGAACTGGCCCACAGCGACCGTCTCGCCTCTATCGGACGACTGGCCGCAGGCGTCGCCCACGAGATCGGCAACCCGGTCACCGGCATCGCCTCTCTGACCCAGAATCTGCGAGAGGAGGAGAATCGACAGATCGTTGATGAGAGTCTGGATGAGATCATGAACCAGACCCACCGCATCACCACCATCATCCAAACCTTGATGAACTTCAGCCGCAGCGGCAAGGTCGGCACCGATTTCCAGCGCTTTCCCCTGGGGGAACTGACAGACGAAGCGATCCGGCTGGTCCAGCTCACCCACCGGGGCAAACAGATCGAGTGTATCAACCACTGCCCATCAGAATTGATGCTGTTGGGAGACCGGCAAAAGATATCCCAAGTGCTGGTCAACCTCTTCTCCAACGCCGTTGAGGCATCCTCTCCCGGTGACCGGGTGGAGTGCTTTGCCTGGCAGAAAGACGGACAGACCGCAATCGAGGTATTGGATCAGGGAGCCGGCATCCCGGCAGAAAAGCAGGAGTACGTCTTCGAGCCTTTTTTCACCACCAAGCCCCCCGGCGAAGGGACCGGCCTTGGCCTGGCCCTGGCGTATAAGATCATCAACGACCACAACGGCAGCATCGAGATCGACTCAAAACCCGGTATTGGCACCCGGGTTGTACTGAAAATGCCCAGAGGAAGTAACAAGCAATGA
- a CDS encoding sigma-54-dependent Fis family transcriptional regulator, translating to MSRILIVEDESVIRNAMRRLLERKGYRIDDVDSVERAETEYRLSDYDLIIADVRLPGLAGVELIKPAAPVPVLIMTSYASVQAAVDAMKRGAVDYIAKPFNHEELLLLVKRILKHAKQLRQQAVLKSELEKNYPVKGMVGECPAMVEICRRISKVAPTDTTTLILGESGTGKELVARALHEQSRRNDAPIITVNCAAIPEALIESELFGHEKGAFIGADTAHTGLIECADGGTLFLDEIGELPAAAQARLLRVLQNGEIKPVGSERSKQVDIRLIAATHQDLKQRVQEGEFRSDLYFRLRVMELNLPPLRERGRDIIKLSVFLLQKICKQLNRTTMELTQETLNAITSYAWPGNVRELENAIERAVILCENNLITPDLLAIDISVATETTASPSEDLSLEDYFRQFVLQHQEGMTETELAKKLGISRKALWERRQRLGIPRPKR from the coding sequence ATGAGTCGGATATTGATCGTCGAGGATGAAAGCGTCATCCGCAATGCGATGCGGCGCCTGCTGGAACGCAAAGGATACCGCATAGATGATGTCGACTCGGTCGAGCGGGCCGAAACCGAGTACAGACTCAGTGACTACGACCTGATCATCGCCGACGTTCGCCTGCCCGGTCTGGCCGGCGTCGAATTGATCAAACCGGCGGCACCCGTACCGGTACTGATCATGACCAGCTACGCTAGCGTACAGGCAGCGGTGGACGCTATGAAGCGCGGCGCAGTGGACTACATCGCCAAACCCTTCAATCATGAAGAGTTGCTGCTGTTAGTGAAACGCATCCTTAAACACGCCAAACAACTGCGGCAACAGGCGGTGCTCAAGTCCGAACTCGAAAAGAACTATCCGGTAAAGGGCATGGTGGGAGAGTGCCCCGCCATGGTGGAGATCTGCCGCCGCATCAGCAAAGTCGCACCGACCGATACAACAACCCTGATTCTGGGTGAATCAGGCACCGGAAAGGAACTGGTAGCCCGCGCCCTGCACGAACAGAGCAGACGCAACGACGCACCTATCATCACCGTCAACTGCGCCGCCATCCCAGAGGCACTGATCGAATCGGAACTCTTCGGTCACGAAAAAGGCGCCTTCATCGGCGCCGATACCGCACACACCGGATTGATCGAATGTGCCGATGGGGGCACCCTCTTCCTCGACGAGATCGGCGAACTGCCGGCAGCCGCTCAGGCACGGCTGCTACGGGTACTGCAGAATGGCGAGATCAAACCCGTCGGTTCCGAGCGGTCAAAACAGGTGGATATTCGCCTCATCGCCGCCACCCACCAGGATCTCAAACAGAGGGTGCAGGAGGGTGAATTTCGCAGCGACCTCTACTTCCGCCTGCGTGTAATGGAGCTCAACCTGCCACCACTGCGTGAACGAGGACGGGACATCATCAAACTCTCCGTATTCCTGCTGCAAAAGATCTGCAAGCAACTCAACCGCACCACGATGGAACTCACTCAGGAGACACTCAACGCCATCACCAGTTATGCCTGGCCGGGTAACGTCCGGGAACTGGAGAATGCCATCGAACGTGCGGTAATTCTTTGTGAGAACAATCTCATCACACCCGACCTGCTTGCCATCGACATCTCGGTAGCCACCGAGACTACTGCCTCCCCATCTGAAGATCTTTCGCTGGAAGACTATTTTCGGCAGTTCGTCCTACAACATCAGGAAGGCATGACCGAGACAGAACTGGCAAAAAAACTCGGCATCAGTCGTAAGGCACTGTGGGAGAGAAGGCAGCGGCTGGGAATACCCAGGCCGAAGAGATAG
- a CDS encoding antitoxin, with protein sequence MSKLDSEEKEILEAFEKGELKRAKNVTQEIKQHKAVAEATFKKDARINIRLSSRDLRSLQARALKEGIPYQTLVSSVLHKFVDGQLVDISANK encoded by the coding sequence ATGAGTAAGCTTGATTCTGAAGAGAAAGAGATCCTTGAAGCCTTTGAAAAAGGCGAGCTTAAACGGGCGAAAAATGTCACGCAGGAGATCAAGCAACATAAAGCTGTTGCTGAAGCGACATTTAAGAAAGATGCCCGTATCAACATCCGTCTATCTTCCCGGGATCTTCGCTCGTTGCAGGCACGGGCTTTAAAGGAAGGTATTCCATACCAAACATTGGTGTCCAGCGTTTTGCACAAGTTCGTTGATGGTCAGCTTGTGGATATATCAGCCAACAAATAA
- a CDS encoding BrnT family toxin, translating to MKTFAWNPEKNDLLKEERGVSFEEVVLHIQLGNEVDIYDHPNQGRYPGQKISVVLIEGYAYLVPFVENEDEIFLKIIIPSRKATKQYSGDSNE from the coding sequence GTGAAGACTTTTGCTTGGAATCCGGAAAAGAACGATCTGCTCAAAGAAGAAAGAGGGGTTTCGTTCGAAGAGGTTGTTCTCCATATCCAGCTTGGAAATGAGGTGGACATCTACGACCATCCCAACCAAGGGCGTTATCCAGGCCAGAAGATTTCTGTTGTTCTTATTGAAGGTTACGCATATCTCGTGCCTTTTGTTGAAAATGAAGATGAAATCTTTCTGAAAATTATCATTCCGAGTCGTAAAGCAACTAAGCAATATTCAGGTGATTCCAATGAGTAA
- a CDS encoding IS630 family transposase, which produces MNKEDARSLPALAQEEKRKQAVRMRKQGQTYKAIGESVRVHERTVIRWIRTYETQGDKALKAKKQGRPMGAGRCLTPEQEKQIQKLISDKTPDQLKMAYALWTREAVKELIAQEFKIKLAIRTVGKYLSLWGFTPQKPLKRAYEQNPKKVAHWLDETYPEIKAQAKAEKAEIYWGDETGMRNDSQHERGYAPKGKTPIIHLNAKRASTNMLSAITNQGKVRFKIFEGNMNADILIDFMKRLIKAAKRKVFLILDNLRVHHAKVVKEWLQDKGKQIEVFYLPAYSPEMNPDEYLNCDLKHGVHSGLPTRSKEQLKSKVRSHMQMLQKKPARVRKYFEHPRIQYAA; this is translated from the coding sequence ATGAACAAAGAAGATGCCAGAAGCCTTCCTGCACTAGCCCAGGAAGAAAAACGCAAACAAGCAGTACGGATGCGCAAGCAAGGCCAGACCTACAAAGCGATAGGGGAATCAGTAAGGGTCCATGAGCGCACTGTGATCCGCTGGATCCGCACTTATGAAACCCAAGGTGATAAGGCTCTGAAGGCAAAGAAGCAGGGCCGGCCGATGGGAGCGGGAAGATGCCTAACGCCAGAGCAAGAAAAACAGATCCAAAAGCTCATCTCTGACAAGACACCTGATCAACTCAAGATGGCTTATGCACTGTGGACCAGAGAAGCCGTGAAGGAACTGATAGCTCAGGAATTCAAGATCAAACTGGCAATTAGGACGGTAGGAAAATATCTGTCTTTGTGGGGCTTCACCCCACAGAAGCCCTTGAAGCGGGCCTATGAGCAAAACCCCAAGAAAGTTGCCCACTGGCTGGACGAGACCTATCCTGAGATCAAAGCACAGGCTAAGGCAGAGAAGGCGGAAATCTATTGGGGAGACGAAACTGGGATGCGCAATGATAGCCAGCACGAACGGGGTTATGCACCCAAGGGAAAAACGCCCATTATCCATCTCAATGCCAAGCGAGCATCAACCAATATGCTTTCTGCCATTACCAACCAGGGTAAGGTGCGTTTCAAGATATTTGAAGGCAACATGAATGCGGATATCCTGATCGATTTCATGAAGCGACTGATCAAAGCAGCCAAGAGAAAAGTCTTCCTTATACTAGACAATCTACGTGTCCATCATGCCAAGGTTGTCAAGGAATGGCTGCAGGACAAAGGAAAACAGATTGAAGTTTTTTATCTACCTGCATATTCGCCTGAGATGAATCCAGATGAATATCTGAACTGTGATCTTAAGCATGGGGTGCACAGTGGGCTGCCAACCCGATCAAAGGAACAGTTAAAGAGCAAGGTCAGGAGTCATATGCAAATGCTGCAAAAGAAACCGGCTAGGGTTAGGAAGTATTTTGAGCATCCGCGTATTCAATACGCCGCTTAA
- a CDS encoding formate dehydrogenase, protein MSKNIRALSSHQGLENNLFDLLSATIQSDTEKTDAAMTLLAEEARLSTSVIKGTASFYDFLNEQTKNSEVLVCHGTACLVNGSAAETAARHPHADKTMCCGYCYRGAGLLKHEAEGRLDGYHQGDDGLSRPEIPVYCLSRSAILTGPVDSLEALYRIALNKRDEILPQLERSKLRGRGGAGFGFAFKCRATAEAQGSEKDVVCNADEGDPGAFSDRYLLEQQPHKVMAGMYAAGVAAGANTGVLYIRREYPAAIRRMEAAIAEFDSLPDQIRHNFSFRIIEGAGSYVCGEETALLSSIEGQRPEVRVRPPFPATYGLWGKPTLLSNVETFANIFWILQHGGEAYAAIGTEESKGTKLISLDSQFVKPGLYEVDFGYRFSDLILGDAGGFKTGVKALQVGGPLGSILPLAVIDALTVDFESFQRSGFALGHAGIIAIPKRFPMIDFMRHIFEYMAEESCGKCTPCRLGTAKGSHLLEQASADNPLDSKLFDELLELLEAGSLCALGGGVPLPMRNALTHFHDELTPYFTAK, encoded by the coding sequence ATGTCAAAAAATATCCGTGCATTAAGCAGTCACCAGGGCCTTGAAAACAATCTATTCGATTTGCTCAGCGCGACGATTCAGTCAGACACAGAGAAGACCGATGCGGCAATGACCTTGTTGGCGGAGGAGGCTCGTCTGTCGACTTCGGTCATCAAAGGAACCGCCAGTTTCTATGACTTTCTGAACGAACAGACGAAGAACAGCGAAGTGTTGGTGTGCCACGGCACAGCTTGTCTGGTAAACGGTTCTGCAGCAGAAACCGCGGCGCGCCATCCGCACGCGGACAAAACCATGTGCTGCGGATACTGCTATCGCGGAGCGGGTTTGCTGAAACACGAAGCTGAAGGCCGGCTGGATGGATACCATCAGGGGGATGACGGTTTAAGCCGGCCGGAAATACCGGTCTATTGCCTCTCCCGGTCAGCCATACTTACCGGCCCGGTCGATTCGTTGGAAGCACTCTATCGGATCGCACTCAACAAGCGCGATGAGATACTTCCTCAACTGGAGCGCTCGAAACTCCGCGGCCGAGGTGGTGCGGGTTTTGGCTTTGCCTTTAAATGCCGCGCTACAGCCGAGGCTCAAGGCAGCGAAAAAGATGTCGTCTGCAATGCGGACGAGGGCGATCCCGGTGCCTTCTCGGACCGCTATCTGCTGGAACAGCAACCACATAAGGTTATGGCGGGCATGTATGCTGCCGGAGTCGCAGCAGGCGCCAACACCGGAGTGCTCTATATCCGTCGCGAATACCCTGCGGCGATTCGCAGGATGGAAGCGGCTATTGCCGAGTTTGATTCCTTGCCGGATCAGATTAGACATAATTTCTCTTTTCGAATCATCGAAGGCGCAGGTTCTTACGTTTGCGGTGAGGAGACAGCGCTGCTCAGCTCGATTGAGGGGCAGCGTCCTGAAGTTCGTGTACGCCCCCCGTTTCCTGCCACCTATGGTCTTTGGGGCAAGCCGACGCTACTTTCCAATGTGGAAACATTCGCCAATATTTTCTGGATACTGCAGCACGGCGGCGAAGCCTATGCCGCCATCGGCACCGAGGAGAGCAAGGGGACCAAGCTCATCTCGCTTGATAGTCAGTTTGTGAAACCAGGACTTTACGAAGTGGATTTCGGCTATCGGTTCAGTGATCTGATCCTCGGCGACGCTGGGGGGTTCAAGACCGGGGTGAAAGCGTTACAGGTGGGCGGACCGCTTGGATCCATTCTCCCGCTTGCCGTGATCGATGCTCTGACAGTGGACTTCGAGAGTTTCCAGCGATCCGGTTTCGCCTTGGGGCATGCTGGAATCATCGCCATCCCGAAGCGCTTTCCCATGATCGATTTCATGCGCCATATCTTCGAATACATGGCCGAGGAGTCCTGTGGGAAATGTACTCCGTGCCGGCTTGGGACAGCGAAGGGCAGTCACCTGCTGGAGCAGGCATCAGCGGATAATCCGTTGGATAGCAAATTGTTTGATGAGCTGCTGGAGCTTCTGGAGGCCGGTTCATTGTGCGCCCTGGGAGGCGGTGTTCCACTACCGATGCGCAATGCCCTGACGCATTTTCATGATGAACTTACCCCCTATTTCACAGCCAAATGA
- the fdhF gene encoding formate dehydrogenase subunit alpha, whose product MNQLTINGTAYPFKPGETLYECVSRHLGGNEIPVLCHDPALEPFGACRICLVEVARGKGEAGRLMASCHTPAADGLHISTHGERLSRVRKGILELLLSNYPQDKLEPAADENPSLFQKLLREYGITDSRYPREQEPGQPAQPHPYLRFDPAECIHCYRCIRACDEVQGQFVLSMANRGIKSHIIQGLAGDFGEAGCVSCGRCVQTCPTNALSDRYRAKTLRADNRVQTVCTYCGVGCNLEVKVKQGRVSAISAIEDAEVNRGHTCLKGRYAFEYVHHPDRLTSPMIRRDGKLVEVSWDEALDYIAQRLDAIKHEHGPDAIAAISSARCTNEENYLMQKFMRAVIGNNNIDGCARVCHSPTAFGMQQVYGTGAATNSIGEIPLADCLLIFGANPTEAHPVTGARLKQAAIQDTDLIIVDPRRSELSKYAACHLQPRPGSNVALLNMLCRYLIELGYVDQAFVAGRTEGFEEFSAKVMAQDLDQLEKTTGVSREDARYAAEIYGRSQRAMAFHGLGITEHYQGSRAIMMLASMIMMTGNIGRPGTGMNPLRGQNNVQGAVDMGVQPDFGAGYLDYKQPEIRAQFEKVYGTEIPTQAGLKIPQMFGAARDGKLKALWIMGEDVLQTDPNSCEVKYSLSLLDLLIVQELFMTETCSMADVILPASSSLEKSGTFTNGERRIQKLNAAVEPLRGTRPDGEIVCNVMERMGYPQGDYDPAELLKEISQVVPFFAGVTWENLHGNGKQWPVAVDGAETKILHQQQFKLPKGRFRFFEFQETPELLDHSAEFPYILTTSRRLEHYNCGSMTRRTPNLELVDHDVLLINPADAAREGFTDGSRVEIQSANGVTHLNVRVSDEVKPGVLFTTFHFPEIAINHLTSGIFDQESMTPEYKVEAVRLAAG is encoded by the coding sequence ATGAACCAGCTCACTATCAACGGCACGGCCTATCCATTCAAACCGGGCGAAACCCTCTATGAATGTGTCAGCCGGCACCTTGGGGGCAACGAGATTCCCGTGCTCTGCCATGACCCGGCATTGGAGCCGTTTGGCGCCTGCCGGATATGTCTGGTCGAAGTGGCGCGTGGCAAGGGGGAGGCCGGTCGCTTAATGGCCTCGTGTCATACCCCCGCAGCAGATGGTTTGCATATCTCGACCCACGGAGAGCGTCTGAGCCGGGTGCGAAAAGGCATACTCGAACTACTGTTGAGTAACTACCCGCAGGATAAACTTGAACCTGCGGCGGACGAGAATCCGTCGCTGTTTCAAAAGCTGCTGCGCGAGTACGGTATCACCGACAGCCGCTATCCACGGGAGCAGGAACCCGGTCAGCCGGCGCAACCCCATCCCTATCTGCGATTCGATCCGGCCGAGTGCATTCATTGCTATCGTTGTATCCGTGCCTGCGATGAGGTGCAAGGTCAGTTCGTATTATCCATGGCCAATCGTGGCATAAAGAGCCATATCATCCAGGGCCTGGCGGGTGACTTTGGCGAGGCGGGTTGTGTCTCCTGTGGTCGATGCGTACAGACATGTCCGACCAATGCCCTCAGTGACCGCTACCGTGCCAAGACTCTGCGGGCAGATAACAGAGTCCAGACCGTCTGCACCTACTGCGGCGTTGGCTGTAATCTGGAGGTAAAGGTCAAGCAAGGTCGCGTGTCCGCTATCAGCGCCATCGAAGACGCAGAGGTCAATCGGGGACACACCTGCCTCAAAGGGCGCTACGCATTTGAATACGTACACCATCCGGACCGCCTGACGAGTCCGATGATTCGCCGTGATGGCAAGTTGGTCGAAGTCAGTTGGGATGAGGCGCTCGACTATATCGCGCAACGGCTCGATGCCATCAAGCATGAACATGGTCCGGATGCCATCGCAGCCATTTCGTCGGCCCGCTGTACCAATGAAGAGAACTATCTGATGCAGAAGTTCATGCGTGCAGTGATCGGCAATAATAATATTGACGGTTGTGCACGGGTCTGTCACTCCCCAACTGCTTTTGGCATGCAGCAGGTCTACGGTACTGGTGCGGCGACCAATTCGATCGGGGAGATTCCGCTGGCCGACTGCCTGCTAATCTTTGGCGCTAACCCCACTGAGGCACATCCGGTTACCGGGGCCAGGTTGAAACAAGCGGCAATCCAGGATACGGATCTCATCATCGTTGATCCACGCCGCTCCGAACTTTCAAAGTATGCCGCATGTCACTTGCAACCGCGCCCGGGCAGCAACGTAGCCCTGCTTAATATGCTCTGCCGTTACCTGATCGAGTTGGGATATGTCGATCAGGCTTTCGTTGCCGGCCGGACCGAGGGTTTCGAGGAATTCAGTGCGAAGGTAATGGCACAGGATCTCGATCAACTGGAAAAGACAACCGGTGTCTCGCGTGAAGACGCCAGATATGCCGCCGAGATTTACGGCCGTTCCCAGCGGGCCATGGCCTTTCATGGCCTTGGAATTACCGAACATTACCAGGGCAGCCGGGCGATCATGATGCTCGCTTCGATGATTATGATGACTGGCAACATCGGCCGCCCGGGTACCGGCATGAATCCACTGCGCGGGCAGAATAATGTCCAGGGAGCCGTCGACATGGGGGTTCAACCGGATTTTGGCGCAGGCTATCTGGACTATAAACAGCCGGAGATCAGGGCCCAATTCGAGAAGGTCTACGGCACCGAAATCCCGACCCAGGCGGGTCTGAAGATTCCGCAGATGTTTGGTGCCGCGAGGGATGGCAAGCTCAAGGCGTTATGGATCATGGGCGAGGATGTACTGCAGACAGATCCTAACTCCTGCGAAGTGAAGTATTCTCTCAGTCTGCTTGATCTTCTGATCGTACAGGAGCTCTTCATGACCGAGACATGCAGCATGGCCGACGTCATTCTGCCGGCCTCATCATCTCTTGAAAAGAGCGGAACCTTCACCAACGGCGAGCGGCGAATTCAGAAACTCAACGCAGCCGTCGAGCCTTTACGAGGTACTCGGCCGGACGGTGAGATCGTCTGCAACGTGATGGAGCGCATGGGATATCCACAAGGAGACTATGATCCCGCCGAACTGCTCAAGGAGATTTCCCAGGTGGTGCCGTTCTTTGCCGGTGTTACCTGGGAAAACCTCCATGGTAACGGCAAGCAGTGGCCGGTAGCGGTAGATGGAGCTGAAACTAAAATTCTCCATCAGCAGCAGTTCAAATTGCCTAAGGGCAGGTTCCGTTTCTTCGAGTTTCAGGAGACCCCGGAGCTTCTCGATCACTCCGCAGAGTTTCCCTATATTCTAACGACCAGTCGACGGCTGGAGCATTACAATTGCGGCAGCATGACCCGGCGAACACCCAATCTGGAACTGGTCGATCATGATGTTTTGCTGATCAATCCGGCCGATGCGGCAAGAGAGGGGTTTACGGACGGTTCACGGGTGGAGATTCAGTCGGCCAACGGCGTTACCCATCTTAATGTGCGGGTCAGTGATGAGGTAAAACCGGGTGTTCTTTTTACGACCTTTCATTTTCCGGAGATTGCCATCAATCATCTTACCAGCGGTATCTTCGACCAAGAGAGTATGACGCCCGAGTATAAGGTCGAGGCAGTGCGGCTTGCCGCAGGGTGA
- a CDS encoding rhodanese-like domain-containing protein, whose translation MKKLFLLVILSVFFVGPAFSYDQGLAKSYEQYFSSFSGKGTAKALQMIPTKVFVESLKKGEKLFIVDIRTPGETGVYGFNLANSTVIPMNEVFTSANLAKIPTTGKVVIVCKAGHRAMAIATGLRHIGFKNVFVLKHGISDVAKLLSPKNAY comes from the coding sequence ATGAAAAAATTATTTCTGTTAGTAATCCTGTCTGTATTCTTTGTTGGCCCAGCCTTTTCCTATGATCAAGGGTTGGCAAAGAGCTATGAACAGTATTTCAGCTCATTCTCAGGCAAAGGCACCGCAAAGGCGTTGCAGATGATTCCAACGAAGGTCTTTGTGGAGTCTCTGAAAAAGGGCGAGAAGCTGTTTATCGTGGATATTCGGACGCCGGGAGAAACTGGAGTTTATGGCTTTAACTTAGCCAACAGTACAGTTATTCCGATGAATGAGGTTTTCACATCAGCCAACTTGGCAAAAATCCCTACGACTGGAAAGGTTGTTATTGTCTGCAAGGCTGGCCACAGGGCGATGGCGATTGCCACAGGGTTGCGTCATATCGGGTTTAAGAACGTATTCGTTCTTAAACATGGAATTTCAGATGTAGCCAAATTACTCTCGCCGAAAAACGCTTATTAG